AATTACCCCCGAACAAACACAGGGTTTGCATTCTGGTGAAACATTTTTGGATCCCAGTTCGTTCAAGGGCCCAAACTTTGTCGACTACGAAATGTCTGATGGGTTTAGACAATTTGGGCCCAAATTAACTACTTTCGTTGACACgtttttgggaaaaagaaaTCACAAAAATATTCAATCCGTCCACGTGTCGGTTTACGTGAACCTCGGCTAATTTTTGGAGAGTCATTCTATCGTTTATTATTTAAAGACCCTATTAGAATGGGGGCAGAGTTTGAAGTCCGAGACATTGACCTCCCTATGCTATTGAGTATAGGCATAGTCATATTTAAAAGTAAATACCGTTCACATGATTGTGTTTACTATAAGGAATATTTAATCGTCGTCATCAATATCCCTTATCAATCGATTGCCTTGGATGATTGAAAATGATTTGAATAAAGTAAAGGTAAAAATAGACTTTCTTTTCAATTATCACCTTTAATTATTATCGACATTGTTGCAAATACAACGGTCTTATTTGTGCGAAATTGCATAATTTGTGAATTAATAATagcattgtcaaattttttttaaggcttaCGTGGCAATTTGACATGTTATAATTTGATATCTTCAAGATGCTCACTCCAATCAACATGTCAAATTTATCATTAGGAAGTTTTGGAgtaaagtaattaaataaattttcaaatgacACATAAGTATTTGATATTGTGGTTGGAGTTACTTTACATGTCAATTCTTCAATTTAGCAAgtcatgtcaaatttgacattcttgattggagatgctcttagaattTGACATCTCTATATTTTCCACTCTAACTAATAAGCATAATTTCTtaattaagaattttttttgccacGCAGTAGGACTTTAGTATGTTAGTCGGATAACTACAAGAGGCTGACCACTGCTCTATCAGCTTGATCCATGACCTCACCCTTTGAACTTAAACCCAAGGAAAAAGACGATTGAACTAGCCAAAATTTATCAAGTTTTGGGGAGTTAAATAACCAAAGAAAATATCTGACATCGTATGCCAAATTTGACATTAGAGAGGAGATGTCAAATGATAATTAGGCATTTGACATATTGGTTGGAATTGCTTCACTTTCACTTAATATATGTGACATATTGGTTGGAGTTGCTTCACAAGGCAATGCTCGGTTTGATTGGTCGTAGAGCAATGGGGGGTTTGCAAAGGAAGTTTTTTTGAACGGGCTCATATGTGATTACCCTTTTCTCAAACTAAGTATCTCACCCTAAGGCCTAATCACATAATTAGAGCTTTGccaaaatctaataaaatcatCGAATCTTCAACGTTTTCTCAAATGTTTAGGATGTGTTATTAAGGAACAAATTATATAACTTTGCTCATGACTTCATAACATCTGCTCAAgtgaaaatattttctcaagAATCCATACGTACAACTCGAATTGCGTGCTGTACATTTGCATGCATTTTGTTTTGCCCGtaattcataaaacaaaaatctcAAATATTCATGTTCGAGCCCAATCCATTACCTTTCCATCCATAGCCTCCCATAATCTCCAGCCTTTACTCAAACTTTTACGCACAATTTGAATAGAAGTTTGAGTTTTACTTATTAAACACAATTTTGCCACACTCTCCATCTCCCTTCGTTCCTCCTCCCCTGGCCACCGAGAGAAAAAAATCTTCTCCAACCCCATCCAACAACACCAGGTACGTACCACCACAACCATCGCGAGCTTCAAACATGAAGAAAACTTCGTGAAGTTCAAGGCTTTTGATTCTCCCAATCTCAGTCACCAAAATTTTCCTCCCACTCAAAACCATCGCCAACCAACACCATCTTTTTAGGGGTTTTGAGTCAACGACTTCTAGAATTTGTGTGCAGATTTGGGTAAGGGCATGCTCTTTGTTGGTTTGCTTAGTTTCATCATGTGAAATCTCAACTTCTTCACGTCTGATTGTTGGAGAGGCTTCAACATGAACTCTTGAGCTCCTTCCTCTAAGCATCTGCATCGTTCAAAAGCGAAAAAATTGGAACGACTAATTATGTGATCGAACAGAATAGTTACAATGATAATATGAACGAGATTTAAGTAGGAGCTAGCACTAACTTCTTGATTCGAGTTGGAACATTCTCAGACGACACTATCACTACCGGTATCTCTTTCAAGTCCGACGACTCCTGTCACGAGGGATAATAAAAAGGGCAAgtatacaaaaaatttcatcaacTTAACGAATTTTGTAATATTGTAGGATGCTTTCAATTGTGAGGGGTGTATGTACCGAAATGAACGACCAATTCAGGAATGAAGTATGAAAATATGTACCACAAAGGCTAATCAATCTGACATTTCATTTATTTGTTGATGTTCAAAAATGGCTGTCTCACCTTGATTTTTTTAAGCAATTCATACCCGGTCATGTCTGGCATCCAGTAATCAGTAATGATCAGATTTATAGACTCCTgcaaaagtaattaattttatagATGTTAGAGCAAAAATTTGGTAGTTAAAAAACTCAAGGACAAGTAGGTTAGTATTTTTAGGCAAAAGTGTAAAaggattaaaataaataataatttcatttttttaatttcaaacgGTAACGTCTATTGTTTCACTTTCActttaaaaaaacaactaacattttttttactattcatgctgtttggaaaaaaaaaattgtactgcTCACTTCCAGTTTCAAAATCGGCAGCAACATTTTGCTTTCACAAAAAAGTAAATGCAAACCcaatattaaaaagaaaaaggtacaTATAAAAAGAATAGAATATGcttaaaacaaaagaagaaaaataaataataaaaacttgGTCCCGGGCATCTACCATCATACCCGCAACCTTCAAATTTGGGGTTTGAAGGTTGATGGGAGGTAACAAATGTGTAGAGATAGAGAAGGTAGATTTGAAGGTTGAGTTAAATTAGTTTGGTGTTCATTTGCTATCTCTGCTGGAGCACCTAAAAACTGTTATAGATAACTTTGGTGTTTGCTCTTACATAACATAATTTCAAGCAACATTTAAGTTTCAAGTCCATTGTATATGATAGAGAAGCAAGATTTCCAGCGGGAGGCTATGATTTCTAGGGAGAAAATTTTGCCCAAGTGTGAAACTTTTTTAGTGCTTAGTTTTGGACTAATAATTCCAGactctcctccttctctctactttctctcctaaaaaaaaaaacccatttcgTTTCCAGATCTGGGGGAGGGGGGCGCCGCCTCCTcttccccccctccctctcccctcttctcccttcccccttctcctctttttctcctcCCCGCCGGTGTATCTTTTCACGGTTTGAGAGCAAGAGATGCTGAGTTCGTGGTGACCAAGCTTTGGGTTCTCCGACTTCCGGCCGGCGACCTGTGGGCTAGAATTGTCATGTCTCCTCCTTGTCTTCCCAAATCCGGCAACAAGTGGCTGTTGGCGAGGTAATAATGGTGtgttggggttagggtttgatgagttaggtttttttttttttttttcttgtattttttcttcTGCTGGTTTGTCTGGCTTTTCCGGTTGGATCTTCCAGTCCGGGTCTGTATCGGTCTGGTTTCCCCAGATCCGatgggtgttggtggtggagaATAAGTCTCTATGTTTTGGAGTTTGGTTCGTTGCTGTTTGTTGGGTTTCGCTGTGGTGGTTCTCAGTATCTGTGGTTGAATCGTCTATCGATTCTCCCGTAGGTGCTGGTATCTCGACCGTGAAGCCGTCCAAATTTCATGTGAGCTTTCACGTGTTTGAGCTGGGAAACCATTTGGGTTTCTCTACTACCTGGACCTAGATTGGTTCCTAATAATCTAGGCGTTTCGTCGGTGTTGCTTTTGCAGGGGGTGCCTATGTCAaagtcttggtagttttggttcatttgaTGAAATCTATATTGCATTCGGGCTCTGATATGAAATtgacaatttttcaaaaaacaaaaagttttggACTAATAATCTTATagattaatttcttttttggtcttCGTTTAACTTTTTTTGCCTgtattagttttgcatcaaattttgtttttttaggatCATTGGTTCATCTCAACTAGAAGAATcggacaaataaaaaatataaaccacATCAATTACAGTTTAGGGAATAGGAGGGGCTTTAGTGCACCCGTGTAGTGTGGCCAATCCGACCGTCTATCTCGGTAcggacggcttggatttaatTCGAAATCCAACAAATCCTAGCTGTCCATTATTTAGATaaaaatccgagccgttcattgccgaaatAGAGTGTTGGTAACCGTACCGACCAAAACCCACCGAAATCATACCGACGGCTaccgccgggccgtctccggccaccggacggccaatccgagccgtccaaaaattctaaaaaaaaaaccgagggggtccaCACgtgaatcaacggcatctgatgtgtgtatggtggttggatcaagcacccattttttcgtgtatatatgtatatacacgaaaaaatgggtgcttgatccaatcaccatacacacatcggatgccgttgattctcgcattaaccccctcggtttttttttatagaatttttggacggctcggatcggccgtccggtggccggagacggcttGGCGGTGGCCgttggtacgatttcggtgggttTTGGTCGGTCCTCATAGGATTTCTAGCTGAAATAAATGACCGGATTGACCGCACTACATGTGTAGTAcagggggtgcactacagcaccccgggTCACAGTTTAGGTAGCAGCAAGGTAGCAGGCTAACAGCCAGAGAGTTCGCGGCCACCCCATATAATTGGAACTCCAAACCTCTCTAGAAGGCAAGGGTACTACAAAACGTGCTAAAAGCCATAGCTTGTACTCACTGGCGCAATGAATGAATTTATGGAATCTTATCTCTATCCAAAAGCTTAATCTTGTTTTCCCTATCTCCCTACCAAAAAGATGGAAACCCAACACCATTCCTTTTGGTTTTCCTTACTCGCCCTAAAAAATCTGgagaatgctaggtacaaagaaaatttatcccgaaagtaccccgataatagcaatcaatggttgagaatcactttgatgattatgtcacacatatcaaagtgaatctcaaccactagttgatcttttcggaATACTttcgaaataaattttttttgtccctagcatttctgaaAAAATCTTGGTCCAAACACAATTAGAGAAGTTTGATGGACGACTTACCCTGTTATTGATGGTATGTTGTCCGTCTCCTAGGCCCAATAATTCCATTGCTCTTTGCCCGTTCTCTGCGGTGGTCACTGCATTAACCAACCAACTTTCATCAGCCGCCAAATTAAATATATTTTcgaattgttttttttgttgttgtcataATCGGATGTTCGGATTAACTTGTGCGCACTTTGATTAATTTTGGATCCCGAACCCTCCATTAGTCCCAAAATTTGCTATCTTTTTGAGCAATTTGAATACGTGAACTCACGGAGAACAAATACTTGAAAACAAAGAGGTACGGAAGGAAAGAATTATGGGAACAAGTAGAAAGAATACTAGATTAATAAATTACCTTTACAGGCAGAGTTTGTGAGTAGCCTTTCAATGAGTTTTCTATCCACTAAACTGTCATCAACAGCTAAAACATGTGGCCTCTCCTCATTATCAA
The sequence above is a segment of the Rhododendron vialii isolate Sample 1 chromosome 13a, ASM3025357v1 genome. Coding sequences within it:
- the LOC131315376 gene encoding two-component response regulator ARR17-like isoform X1, with amino-acid sequence MACSSPPTSIKGAVVDNEERPHVLAVDDSLVDRKLIERLLTNSACKVTTAENGQRAMELLGLGDGQHTINNRESINLIITDYWMPDMTGYELLKKIKESSDLKEIPVVIVSSENVPTRIKKCLEEGAQEFMLKPLQQSDVKKLRFHMMKLSKPTKSMPLPKSAHKF
- the LOC131315376 gene encoding two-component response regulator ARR17-like isoform X2, which encodes MACSSPPTSIKGAVVDNEERPHVLAVDDSLVDRKLIERLLTNSACKVTTAENGQRAMELLGLGDGQHTINNRESINLIITDYWMPDMTGYELLKKIKESSDLKEIPVVIVSSENVPTRIKKCLEEGAQEFMLKPLQQSDVKKLRFHMMKLSKPTKSMPLPKSAHKF
- the LOC131315376 gene encoding two-component response regulator ARR17-like isoform X3 is translated as MACSSPPTSIKGAVVDNEERPHVLAVDDSLVDRKLIERLLTNSACKVTTAENGQRAMELLGLGDGQHTINNRESINLIITDYWMPDMTGYELLKKIKESSDLKEIPVVIVSSENVPTRIKKCLEEGAQEFMLKPLQQSDVKKLRFHMMKLSKPTKSMPLPKSAHKF